A genomic window from Candidatus Andeanibacterium colombiense includes:
- a CDS encoding DUF1178 family protein: MIVFDLCCADGHRFEGWFASSGDFAGQQERGLVSCPQCGSVAVSKAPMAPAVPRKGNQRSGPRAEQPVPMAGGEIPPEVAQAIGKLAEFQAEALKRSKWVGADFAEQSRAMHYGERAAEVIHGKASPGEAKALLEEGIAVAPLPFPVAAPDELN, from the coding sequence ATGATCGTGTTCGACCTGTGCTGCGCCGACGGGCATCGTTTCGAAGGCTGGTTCGCCTCCTCGGGCGATTTCGCCGGGCAGCAGGAACGCGGGCTGGTCTCCTGCCCGCAGTGTGGATCGGTCGCGGTCTCTAAGGCGCCGATGGCTCCCGCCGTGCCGCGCAAGGGCAACCAGCGCAGCGGCCCTCGGGCGGAACAGCCCGTTCCGATGGCCGGCGGCGAAATCCCACCCGAAGTCGCGCAAGCGATCGGTAAACTCGCCGAATTCCAGGCCGAGGCGCTCAAGCGCTCGAAATGGGTCGGCGCGGATTTCGCGGAACAGTCGCGCGCGATGCATTACGGCGAGCGCGCCGCCGAAGTCATCCACGGGAAGGCCTCCCCGGGCGAAGCCAAGGCACTGCTCGAGGAAGGGATCGCGGTGGCTCCGCTGCCGTTCCCGGTCGCGGCGCCCGACGAACTCAACTGA
- a CDS encoding TonB-dependent receptor produces MNTTFTRTQGFKTLLLAGTVSAIALTAVPAYAQDDSEKKEGDAIIVTGSRIQRADYENNSPTVTVDEGLLQNTSTAAIETSLNKLPQFTPAQTPSLGADIQPTATNTPGAATVSLRGIGSNRNLVLIDGRRGTPANASGVIDISTIPSAAVQRIEIISGGASATYGADAVAGVTNFILKKDVNGLELDGQMGVSQHGDGFEYQISGIMGADFDDGRGNVSLAMSMNDRGVSYRRDRKWYRELWADPEVNGTQFFVDRPGILLDGQLGNYASALPGLFPGSTLSPYTNGVTVYLDQNGHPYVNNNYTDVPNPGFPMGYYGSPYATYNNFQGYTGPIDNYKYKVADNGLLSQNNTNLQLVLPLKRYNVLARGNYEINDWIGVFGQAMFSHVHTETRNEPGPITGGWGVTMDILRNDPTIQSSDPDYYASGVRQLINQNDVGTDLWNLLMSRDNPYAPFSITALMPDDRQTFTDVMTYNLIAGLEGFIPGTDWTWDISANHGVSSTYAKQTGIYSLERLRTVLNSGHFGEGFQATGNPSQGGFGASTATCTSGLNFYNPPAGGFSEDCLEAIRADLKNRSLTRQTIVEANLQGKLLDLPAGELRAALGASYRELNFEFDNDTLTTQGRSFNDQALGIYPSGNSAGSFNVKELYGELLVPILSDTPFIKNLGLELGGRISDYNTTGTSYTYKILGDWQVNDWLRFRGGYNRAERAPNIGELYLAKQQTFGVNTAGDLCSLANPLPYSANPTNANGNNVLAVCKALMPNQAASDAYYSGAGATDNSTFGFAWPSAEGNANLTPETANTWTAGVVLSSPFDSPALSRLKLTVDYYNIAVNHAIGQQSVAIALRSCFDASLNPLVATDPTAAAATAACKAITRDSQTGNLGNVNLTYANNGRFKVEGIDAQLDWSADVGPGTLGINSQLTYLLHFYSAELPTDPVVDYAGTQGPTANGVNGGNYRWRLFTTLNYSIKKLMLGLQWQHLPSIEDATEATFHTTTVGAPAYDIFYLNGNYALTDNINIRFGVDNLFNKAPPLTNYNPANIGGNDTQLRGGSVGGLFYDDIGRRFYLGANVKF; encoded by the coding sequence GTGAACACCACTTTCACCAGGACGCAGGGCTTCAAAACCTTGCTTCTCGCGGGAACCGTCAGCGCGATCGCGCTGACGGCGGTTCCTGCTTATGCGCAGGATGACAGCGAAAAGAAGGAAGGCGATGCCATCATCGTGACCGGTTCGCGCATTCAGCGCGCCGACTACGAGAACAACAGCCCGACGGTGACTGTCGACGAAGGGCTGCTGCAGAACACTTCGACCGCCGCGATTGAAACCAGCCTCAACAAGCTGCCGCAGTTCACGCCGGCGCAGACGCCGAGCCTCGGTGCGGACATCCAGCCGACCGCTACCAATACTCCGGGTGCCGCGACGGTGTCGCTGCGCGGAATCGGCTCCAACCGCAACCTCGTCTTGATCGACGGGCGCCGTGGTACGCCGGCCAACGCATCGGGCGTAATCGACATCTCGACCATTCCGTCCGCCGCCGTGCAGCGCATCGAGATCATCTCGGGCGGCGCTTCGGCCACCTACGGCGCCGACGCCGTGGCCGGTGTCACCAACTTCATCCTGAAGAAGGACGTCAACGGGCTTGAACTCGACGGCCAGATGGGCGTCAGCCAACACGGCGATGGCTTCGAATATCAGATTTCCGGCATCATGGGCGCCGACTTCGACGACGGTCGCGGTAACGTCAGCCTGGCGATGTCGATGAACGATCGCGGCGTGAGCTATCGTCGCGACCGCAAGTGGTATCGCGAACTTTGGGCCGATCCCGAAGTCAACGGTACGCAATTCTTCGTGGACCGTCCCGGAATCCTGCTCGATGGTCAGCTCGGCAATTACGCCAGCGCACTCCCGGGGTTATTCCCTGGCTCCACATTGAGCCCTTATACGAACGGCGTCACGGTTTATCTGGACCAGAACGGCCACCCGTACGTAAACAACAACTACACCGACGTGCCAAATCCCGGTTTCCCGATGGGATATTATGGTTCTCCTTATGCAACTTATAACAATTTCCAAGGCTACACCGGCCCGATCGACAATTATAAGTACAAGGTCGCCGACAACGGCCTCCTTAGCCAGAACAATACCAATCTCCAGCTTGTCTTGCCGCTGAAGCGCTACAACGTGCTGGCACGCGGCAATTACGAGATCAACGACTGGATCGGCGTGTTTGGCCAGGCGATGTTCAGCCATGTCCACACCGAGACGCGTAACGAGCCTGGCCCGATCACCGGCGGTTGGGGCGTGACGATGGATATTCTCCGGAATGATCCGACGATCCAGAGCTCGGATCCTGATTATTATGCTTCAGGCGTCCGCCAGCTTATCAACCAGAACGACGTCGGCACAGATCTCTGGAATCTGCTGATGAGTCGGGACAATCCCTATGCCCCGTTCTCGATCACCGCGCTGATGCCGGACGACCGGCAGACCTTCACGGACGTGATGACTTATAATCTCATCGCGGGGCTTGAGGGCTTTATCCCGGGTACCGATTGGACATGGGACATTTCTGCCAACCATGGTGTCTCATCGACCTATGCCAAGCAGACCGGCATCTATTCGCTGGAACGTCTCCGCACCGTGTTGAATTCGGGGCATTTCGGCGAGGGTTTCCAGGCCACGGGTAATCCCAGCCAAGGCGGGTTTGGTGCCTCCACTGCTACCTGCACCAGCGGTTTGAACTTCTATAACCCACCGGCAGGCGGTTTCTCGGAAGATTGTCTTGAGGCCATTCGCGCGGATCTCAAGAACCGCTCGCTAACGCGTCAGACGATCGTGGAAGCGAACTTGCAGGGCAAGCTGCTTGACCTGCCTGCAGGTGAACTGCGCGCTGCGCTCGGTGCAAGCTATCGCGAACTCAACTTCGAGTTCGACAACGATACGCTGACCACGCAAGGCCGCTCCTTCAATGATCAGGCACTCGGCATCTATCCCAGCGGCAACTCGGCCGGCTCCTTCAACGTGAAGGAACTGTATGGCGAATTGCTCGTACCGATCCTCTCGGACACGCCATTCATCAAGAACTTGGGCCTCGAACTCGGTGGTCGTATTTCGGACTACAACACCACCGGCACCAGCTATACCTACAAGATCCTTGGCGATTGGCAGGTAAACGACTGGCTTCGCTTCCGTGGCGGTTACAACCGTGCTGAACGTGCTCCGAACATCGGCGAGCTTTATCTGGCCAAGCAGCAGACCTTCGGTGTTAATACCGCGGGTGATCTCTGCTCGCTTGCCAACCCGCTTCCGTATTCGGCAAATCCGACCAATGCCAATGGCAACAATGTACTCGCAGTCTGCAAGGCTCTCATGCCGAACCAGGCCGCAAGCGATGCATATTACAGCGGCGCGGGTGCCACCGACAACTCGACCTTCGGCTTCGCTTGGCCGAGCGCTGAGGGCAACGCGAATCTGACGCCTGAAACCGCAAATACCTGGACTGCGGGCGTCGTGCTGTCGTCGCCATTCGACAGTCCCGCACTTTCGCGGCTTAAGCTGACAGTCGACTACTACAATATCGCGGTGAACCACGCGATCGGGCAGCAGTCGGTCGCTATCGCGCTTCGGTCGTGCTTTGATGCGAGCCTCAACCCCCTCGTCGCGACCGACCCAACGGCAGCAGCGGCCACGGCGGCGTGCAAGGCGATCACCCGCGATTCTCAGACTGGTAATCTTGGAAACGTGAACCTGACCTACGCCAATAACGGCCGCTTCAAGGTCGAAGGCATCGACGCCCAACTCGACTGGTCGGCCGATGTCGGTCCGGGCACCCTCGGCATCAACTCGCAGCTTACCTATCTGCTCCACTTCTATTCGGCCGAACTCCCGACCGATCCAGTGGTGGATTACGCCGGGACGCAGGGGCCGACGGCGAATGGCGTGAACGGCGGCAACTATCGTTGGCGCCTGTTCACCACGCTGAACTACAGCATCAAGAAGCTGATGCTTGGCCTGCAGTGGCAGCACCTGCCCTCAATCGAAGATGCTACCGAAGCCACGTTCCATACCACTACCGTGGGCGCTCCGGCATACGACATCTTCTACCTGAACGGGAATTACGCGCTGACGGATAATATCAATATCCGCTTCGGTGTGGACAACCTGTTCAACAAGGCACCGCCGCTGACCAACTACAATCCCGCAAACATCGGCGGCAACGACACGCAGCTGCGTGGCGGTTCGGTCGGCGGCCTGTTCTACGACGACATCGGTCGCCGCTTCTACCTGGGTGCGAACGTCAAGTTCTAG
- a CDS encoding CTP synthase → MARFIFITGGVVSSLGKGLMAASLAALLQARGFKVRIRKFDPYLNVDPGTMSPYQHGEVFVTDDGAETDLDLGHYERFTGVSAHQGDNITSGRIYQQIIAKERRGDYLGATVQVIPHVTDQIKEFALADVDDLDFVLCEFGGTVGDIEGLPFIEAIRQLRNELGREQTCAIHVTLVPYVSAAGELKTKPTQHSVRELTSLGVQPDLLLCRCEHELPEGERRKIALFCNVRPEAVIPALDASSIYAVPLQYHHEGLDAEVLRHFGLTAPEPDMARWDDIIDRYVHPEGEVTIGVVGKYVGLPDAYKSLNEALVHGGMANRVKVNIRWIDAEIFEQDDSLIAAELEPMHGILVPGGFGTRGTEGKIASVRFARERDVPFFGICLGMQMACIEGARNTAGIEKASSTEFGPSEEPVVGIITEWMTPEGIETREAGGDLGGTMRLGAYPAKLAGNSHVSRIYDGATSISERHRHRYEVNSAYIDPLEKGGLVFSGMSPDGLLPEIVERPDHSWFVGVQFHPELKSRPFEPHPLFASFIAAAVHKSRLF, encoded by the coding sequence ATGGCGCGGTTCATTTTCATTACCGGCGGCGTGGTCTCCTCGCTTGGCAAAGGCCTGATGGCCGCAAGCCTCGCCGCGCTCCTCCAGGCGCGCGGCTTCAAGGTCCGCATCCGCAAGTTCGATCCCTATCTGAATGTCGATCCGGGGACGATGAGCCCCTACCAGCACGGCGAAGTGTTCGTGACCGACGACGGGGCCGAGACCGACCTCGACCTCGGTCATTACGAGCGCTTTACCGGCGTATCGGCACACCAGGGCGACAACATCACCTCGGGCCGGATATACCAGCAGATCATCGCCAAGGAACGCCGCGGCGATTATCTCGGAGCGACGGTGCAGGTGATCCCGCACGTCACCGACCAGATCAAGGAATTCGCGCTCGCCGATGTCGACGATCTCGATTTCGTGCTGTGCGAATTCGGCGGCACGGTGGGCGATATCGAGGGCCTGCCGTTCATCGAAGCGATCCGCCAGTTGCGCAATGAACTCGGGCGCGAGCAGACCTGCGCGATCCACGTCACGCTGGTGCCGTATGTTTCGGCCGCGGGTGAGCTCAAGACCAAGCCGACCCAGCACTCGGTGCGCGAACTGACCAGCTTGGGCGTCCAGCCAGATCTGCTGCTGTGCCGCTGCGAGCATGAATTGCCCGAAGGAGAACGGCGCAAGATCGCGCTGTTTTGCAACGTGCGGCCCGAAGCGGTGATCCCGGCGCTCGACGCGAGCTCGATCTACGCGGTGCCGCTGCAATACCACCACGAAGGCCTCGACGCCGAGGTGCTGCGCCATTTCGGCCTGACCGCCCCCGAGCCGGACATGGCGCGGTGGGACGACATCATCGACCGCTACGTTCATCCGGAAGGGGAAGTGACGATCGGCGTGGTCGGCAAATATGTCGGCCTGCCTGATGCGTATAAGAGCCTCAACGAGGCGCTGGTACACGGCGGTATGGCCAACCGGGTCAAGGTCAACATCCGCTGGATCGACGCCGAGATTTTCGAACAGGACGATTCGCTGATCGCCGCCGAGCTTGAACCGATGCACGGCATCCTCGTCCCTGGCGGCTTCGGTACGCGCGGGACCGAAGGCAAGATCGCCAGCGTCCGCTTCGCGCGCGAGCGCGACGTGCCGTTCTTCGGCATCTGCCTCGGCATGCAGATGGCCTGCATCGAAGGTGCGCGGAACACGGCCGGAATCGAGAAGGCCTCGTCGACCGAATTCGGTCCGAGCGAGGAGCCGGTGGTCGGCATCATCACCGAATGGATGACCCCCGAAGGCATCGAGACCCGTGAAGCCGGCGGCGATCTGGGCGGGACGATGCGGCTCGGTGCCTATCCGGCGAAGCTTGCGGGCAATAGCCATGTCTCGCGGATCTATGACGGTGCGACCAGCATCTCCGAACGCCACCGCCACCGCTACGAGGTCAATTCGGCCTATATCGATCCGCTGGAGAAGGGCGGGCTGGTGTTCTCGGGGATGTCGCCCGACGGGCTCCTGCCCGAGATCGTCGAGCGGCCCGATCACAGCTGGTTCGTCGGCGTGCAGTTCCACCCGGAGCTGAAGAGCCGCCCCTTCGAACCACACCCTCTGTTCGCCAGCTTCATCGCAGCGGCGGTCCACAAGTCGCGGCTGTTTTGA
- a CDS encoding Hsp20 family protein, with protein MNRFDFSPYRRSTVGFDRLFDLLEGQARLHTGDNYPPFNIERRGNDAYRITLAVAGFRPEDIDITAQQNLLTIKGRRQDESDTDYLHVGIANRGFERRFELADYVRVEDARLADGLLAIDLLREVPDAVKPKKIAVNGQKPLEIVKAEDEANAA; from the coding sequence ATGAACCGTTTCGATTTTTCCCCCTATCGCCGCAGCACTGTCGGTTTCGATCGCCTGTTCGACCTGCTCGAAGGCCAGGCGCGGCTGCACACAGGGGATAATTATCCGCCCTTCAATATCGAACGCCGCGGTAACGATGCCTATCGCATCACGCTGGCGGTCGCGGGCTTCCGTCCCGAAGATATCGACATCACCGCGCAGCAGAACCTGTTGACGATCAAGGGTCGCAGGCAGGACGAAAGTGACACCGACTACCTCCATGTCGGCATCGCCAACCGCGGCTTCGAACGCCGCTTCGAACTGGCGGATTACGTCCGCGTCGAAGATGCCCGGCTAGCCGACGGCCTGCTCGCGATCGACTTGCTGCGCGAAGTCCCCGACGCCGTGAAGCCGAAGAAGATCGCCGTGAACGGCCAGAAGCCGCTCGAAATCGTCAAGGCCGAGGACGAAGCGAACGCCGCCTGA
- a CDS encoding carbon-nitrogen hydrolase family protein translates to MTRIALLQMTTGIDPEENARTLSAAISKAAQGGARMLFTPEMSGLLDRDRERARAHVVPEADNPVLAEVRGAAKDAGIWVALGSLAVDRENGLWANRSFLIAPDGSIAARYDKIHMFDVQLATGETWRESAAYAPGEQIVTAETPLGRLGLAICYDVRFPALFEALGRRNCDAIAIPAAFTVPTGNAHWHLMMRARAVEASAYVIAAAQVGTHPDGRQTYGHSLVVDPWGEIVLDLGGEAAGLGFAEIDHQRIAAVRAQLPSLANRRAIPKS, encoded by the coding sequence ATGACGCGCATCGCCCTTCTGCAGATGACCACCGGGATCGACCCGGAGGAGAACGCCCGAACGCTTTCAGCCGCGATCTCCAAGGCGGCGCAGGGCGGGGCTCGGATGCTGTTTACTCCCGAGATGTCGGGCCTGCTGGATCGCGACCGCGAGCGGGCGAGGGCGCATGTGGTGCCCGAAGCCGACAATCCGGTTCTGGCCGAGGTCAGGGGCGCCGCGAAAGATGCGGGCATCTGGGTCGCGCTCGGCTCTCTGGCAGTCGATCGCGAAAACGGGCTGTGGGCGAACCGGAGCTTCCTGATCGCGCCCGACGGTTCGATCGCCGCGCGTTACGACAAAATCCACATGTTCGACGTCCAACTCGCCACCGGCGAGACCTGGCGCGAAAGCGCGGCCTATGCTCCGGGCGAGCAGATCGTCACGGCCGAGACCCCGTTGGGGCGGCTCGGACTGGCGATATGCTACGATGTGCGGTTTCCTGCGTTGTTCGAGGCTCTGGGCCGCCGGAATTGCGACGCCATCGCAATTCCGGCGGCATTCACGGTGCCGACCGGCAACGCCCACTGGCATTTGATGATGCGCGCCCGTGCGGTCGAAGCCAGCGCCTATGTCATCGCCGCCGCACAAGTCGGGACACACCCGGACGGACGGCAGACCTATGGCCATTCGCTGGTGGTGGACCCGTGGGGTGAAATCGTGCTCGATCTTGGCGGGGAAGCGGCCGGGCTCGGCTTTGCGGAGATCGATCACCAACGGATCGCCGCGGTGCGGGCGCAGTTGCCCAGTCTTGCCAATCGCCGCGCAATCCCCAAATCCTGA
- the grxC gene encoding glutaredoxin 3, protein MSAPKVEIYTKFACPYCVRAKMLLGRKGVEVEEFDITFGGDKRDEMLQRAPGARTVPQIFIGDYHVGGSDDLAALDREGKLDALLGL, encoded by the coding sequence GTGAGCGCGCCCAAGGTCGAGATCTATACCAAGTTTGCCTGCCCCTATTGCGTGCGCGCCAAAATGCTGCTCGGCCGCAAGGGCGTGGAGGTCGAGGAATTCGACATCACTTTCGGCGGGGACAAGCGCGACGAGATGCTGCAGCGCGCGCCCGGCGCGCGGACCGTGCCGCAGATCTTCATCGGCGATTACCATGTTGGCGGGTCCGACGACCTCGCCGCGCTCGACCGTGAAGGCAAGCTTGACGCTTTGCTTGGGTTGTAA
- a CDS encoding zinc-dependent alcohol dehydrogenase family protein produces MAKIVRLHRQGGPEVLEFEDVAIAAPGPGEVHVRIEAIGLNRSEAMFRAGRYPVPATLPSLIGYEAAGTVLRVGAGVEGFAEGDKVSVVPKFRLGTYGVWGEEAIVPAHALLPAPPGLTMAEAASVWMQYMTAAAIIEVAEVSVGDAAIIRAASSSVGIAAIQLANWAGATSIACTRTGAKAEALKALGAAHVVATDEEDLVARTMEITGGKGARCAFDPVGGPYVLTLASALAERGILFIYGGLSETETPYAHWPCAMKGASMRGWVASEIWNHPERYAKYQALIYQGLAEGHLKPVIAKTFPLDRIADANLYLESNQQVGKVVVTV; encoded by the coding sequence GTGGCCAAGATCGTTCGCCTCCACCGCCAGGGTGGACCCGAGGTATTGGAGTTCGAGGATGTCGCGATCGCGGCACCCGGCCCGGGCGAAGTCCACGTCAGGATCGAGGCGATCGGGCTCAACCGCTCGGAAGCGATGTTCCGCGCTGGCCGCTATCCGGTGCCTGCCACCCTGCCCTCCCTGATCGGCTATGAGGCCGCGGGGACGGTGCTGCGGGTCGGTGCGGGGGTCGAAGGCTTCGCCGAAGGCGACAAGGTCTCGGTCGTGCCGAAGTTCCGGCTTGGAACCTATGGCGTGTGGGGCGAGGAGGCGATCGTTCCGGCGCATGCCCTTCTGCCAGCTCCTCCGGGCCTGACCATGGCGGAGGCCGCGTCGGTCTGGATGCAATACATGACCGCGGCAGCGATCATCGAGGTCGCCGAAGTGAGCGTCGGCGATGCCGCGATTATCCGCGCCGCCTCGTCGAGCGTCGGGATTGCCGCAATCCAGCTCGCAAATTGGGCCGGCGCAACCTCGATCGCCTGTACGCGCACCGGTGCCAAGGCCGAGGCGCTCAAGGCGCTTGGTGCCGCGCATGTGGTCGCGACCGACGAGGAAGATCTGGTCGCGAGGACGATGGAGATCACCGGCGGCAAAGGTGCGCGCTGCGCGTTCGATCCGGTCGGCGGGCCGTATGTCCTCACCCTCGCCTCCGCGCTAGCCGAGCGCGGGATCTTGTTCATCTACGGCGGATTGAGCGAGACCGAGACGCCCTATGCCCACTGGCCCTGTGCAATGAAGGGCGCGTCGATGCGCGGCTGGGTCGCGAGCGAGATCTGGAACCATCCGGAGCGCTACGCGAAGTACCAGGCGCTGATCTATCAGGGGCTGGCCGAAGGGCATCTCAAGCCGGTGATCGCAAAGACTTTTCCACTCGACCGGATCGCCGATGCCAATCTCTATCTCGAATCCAACCAGCAGGTTGGCAAGGTTGTCGTGACCGTTTGA